TCACCTCAACAATAATCACAGCCTACGCAATAGCCGTAATCCTGTTCACCCTAAGATACTATTCCGCGGCCCAGATCATCAGCTACACTGCAGGCACAGTGGCATATGCATCATTCCTCTCAAGCATCACAGGCATATCAGAGACCTTACCACAGTTCAGAGTATGCATAACATCCTCTGCAATGATGGTATTCGTGGCAGTAGGACTCCTCAGCACCCACCCATCAAGGGGGGTCATCGAACCCATATACTCCAACAACATAGGAGGTTACACAGGAAGAATGCTCATCCCAATCATCATAGGCGCCGTAACCATCACATCATTCATAATAATCAGCAGCAAGAAATACCTCCCATTCTCCGCAGAAGTTTTCATCGCAGCACTGAACCTTGCACTCATAATCATAATAATAACCTTCACAGCCTACAAACTCAACAGAGTAGATGCAGAAAGAATAAAAAACCAGAAGAGGATGGAGAGGACCTGGAAATTCTTCAGGAAAGTCGTGGAAAACCTTGAAGAAGCAATCGCAGTCCTTGACAAAAATGGCGAACCCCTTCACAGAAACACTGCAATGAAAACCCTCAAAGTGGACCTAAAGGAACTCTGGAAGGAAAACCTGAAAAACAAAAACCTCCCACAGCCAATCCACACATTCAAAATAGATGAGAGATACTTCACAGGATGGGCCATACCCCTCGACGAGGGAGGCATCATCTCACTAATGGACGTCACAAGACTCATAGAAATACAGGAGGACCTCAGGGCAAACATAACCGAAAAAGAGGCCATTCTCAGGGAACTTCATCACCGCGTCAAGAACAACCTCCAGATAATAACGAGCCTCATAAACATACAGTTACATGATGCAGATGAAAAGGCAAGGGAAGCCCTGCTGGCAATCCTCACAAGAGTAAAGGCCATGGCCATAA
This genomic stretch from Methanothermobacter sp. harbors:
- a CDS encoding sensor histidine kinase, encoding MKITSLILAVLLILLQMSGNCKCMQGLLNLHLPATCTITSTIITAYAIAVILFTLRYYSAAQIISYTAGTVAYASFLSSITGISETLPQFRVCITSSAMMVFVAVGLLSTHPSRGVIEPIYSNNIGGYTGRMLIPIIIGAVTITSFIIISSKKYLPFSAEVFIAALNLALIIIIITFTAYKLNRVDAERIKNQKRMERTWKFFRKVVENLEEAIAVLDKNGEPLHRNTAMKTLKVDLKELWKENLKNKNLPQPIHTFKIDERYFTGWAIPLDEGGIISLMDVTRLIEIQEDLRANITEKEAILRELHHRVKNNLQIITSLINIQLHDADEKAREALLAILTRVKAMAIIQESIYSAETYTMVNMRSCVSRLTEHLRSLFNAHNINFHINTDLKLNMETAMPLCLIINELVTNSIKHAFPENKGSVHIEVKEKDSEYHLRVADDGVGLTDKEEGTGLSLVKSLAQQLEGELRILTKEDRGTEVIIPFRELEYKKRR